The proteins below are encoded in one region of Ferruginibacter lapsinanis:
- a CDS encoding DUF6377 domain-containing protein encodes MLKPILIGSIFLFFSVVCFSQSTANYSFTELDNTIENAAKYDKVITKSINDLQAKIRSLAKDDLLSEYELSHQLYNYYKVYKYDSAYEYACRCQRIAYKLNDPKKIAYSSITLSFTLLSSGLFKETADSLRVININGLDDSIKTEYYALRARYYYDLADYAKDNYYTLTYNKIGGNYLDSALALYPKTSFSYLYYKGLKDIRLGNMAEAKDNFTKLVASSGLSEHEFALTASTLSDIYIQSGSIDSAISLLINAAIADIKSSTKETSAMYNLAQLLYKKGDIKKASQFIEYAINDASFYGARQRKVQLIAILPLIEAEKINQVESQKKVLIGYSVVMTILLIAVIFLAYTVYKQVAKLKLAQKIISEAHQKEHEINQQLAETNKKLSEMHVKEQEINEALAESNDKLSDANHKLSEANKIKEEYIGYFFNANSEFFNRIERFKRSIEQKVMDRKLDEIKFLVNQINLRKEKEDLLKNFDKAFLKLFPHFVEEFNMLFKPEDRIQLKDGEILNTDLRIFALIRMGINDMGKISQILEYSVNTINTYKTKIKNKSIVQNDEFVDKIMQIESN; translated from the coding sequence ATGCTTAAACCTATTCTAATCGGATCTATTTTCCTTTTTTTTTCTGTCGTTTGCTTTTCTCAATCAACTGCTAACTATAGTTTTACCGAATTAGATAATACCATCGAGAATGCTGCCAAGTACGATAAAGTAATAACAAAATCGATCAATGACCTACAGGCAAAAATACGTTCCTTGGCAAAAGATGATCTGTTAAGCGAATATGAGTTAAGCCATCAACTATATAACTATTATAAAGTTTACAAATACGATTCAGCTTATGAGTATGCCTGTCGCTGCCAAAGAATTGCTTACAAACTAAATGATCCTAAAAAAATTGCCTATTCAAGTATCACATTGAGTTTTACATTGTTGTCATCTGGTTTATTTAAAGAAACAGCAGATTCTCTGAGAGTCATCAATATAAATGGCTTGGATGATAGTATTAAGACAGAGTACTACGCTTTACGGGCAAGATATTATTATGATCTTGCCGATTATGCCAAAGACAATTATTATACACTTACTTACAATAAGATAGGAGGCAATTACCTGGATTCAGCTTTAGCGCTGTATCCTAAAACTTCTTTTTCATATCTGTATTACAAAGGATTGAAAGACATCAGGTTGGGTAATATGGCGGAAGCAAAAGATAATTTTACCAAGTTGGTAGCTAGTAGTGGGTTAAGTGAACATGAGTTTGCACTAACTGCTTCTACACTCAGTGATATTTATATTCAAAGCGGAAGTATAGATTCTGCTATTTCTTTGTTGATCAATGCTGCTATCGCAGATATTAAATCTTCCACAAAGGAAACCTCCGCCATGTATAATCTGGCCCAGTTGTTATATAAGAAGGGGGATATTAAAAAAGCGTCACAATTTATTGAATATGCCATTAATGATGCCTCATTTTATGGAGCTCGCCAGCGTAAAGTTCAATTGATTGCGATATTGCCACTGATAGAGGCAGAAAAAATAAACCAGGTGGAATCTCAGAAAAAAGTGCTCATTGGTTATTCTGTTGTGATGACAATTCTTTTGATCGCTGTTATTTTCCTTGCCTATACTGTTTATAAACAAGTAGCCAAATTAAAACTTGCCCAAAAGATCATTTCTGAGGCTCATCAAAAAGAGCATGAAATAAATCAGCAACTGGCTGAGACAAATAAAAAACTTTCTGAAATGCATGTGAAGGAACAGGAAATAAATGAGGCATTGGCTGAAAGTAATGATAAATTGTCTGATGCCAATCATAAATTATCTGAGGCCAATAAGATCAAAGAAGAATACATAGGTTACTTTTTTAATGCCAATTCAGAATTCTTTAATCGGATCGAACGTTTTAAACGCTCTATCGAACAAAAAGTAATGGATAGGAAATTAGATGAGATAAAATTCCTGGTTAATCAAATTAATCTCCGCAAAGAAAAAGAAGATCTGCTGAAAAATTTTGATAAGGCATTTTTAAAACTATTTCCGCACTTTGTAGAGGAATTCAACATGCTGTTTAAGCCGGAAGACAGAATTCAGCTAAAAGATGGTGAAATACTGAATACAGATTTGAGGATTTTTGCCCTGATAAGAATGGGTATCAACGATATGGGTAAAATATCTCAGATATTAGAGTACTCCGTTAACACGATCAACACCTATAAAACTAAGATCAAGAATAAATCAATAGTACAAAACGATGAATTTGTAGATAAAATAATGCAAATTGAATCAAATTAA
- a CDS encoding SusC/RagA family TonB-linked outer membrane protein — protein MISQRRLLRVLFTFLSLFLLNSIFAQRVITGKVTNDKGVALTGATILVKGISAPGTKTDSKGDFSFTVPNEAKVLEISYTGHISKQVSIVGKSSIEVELQLFGGALDSVVVIGYTTQKRKDVTGAISSVKGEDVKNLPTQNVADALQGRVAGVEVIKASGEPGAKSQITIRGVSSLNQPDPLYIIDGVRSSGNNVNPQDIASYEVLKDASAAAIYGAAAAGGVILITTKQGRGATPTISFNSRYGITVPRLIKLLNKEDFVRYKKLTGASDYVNPSHAAQIEAFPDYDWVDALYQNGYEQNYNLSISGSTPSVNYYLSGVHNIQKGVFLDNTSTMSGARVNTDVKISKSIKIGEQINVWKKMTMPVKTSLVNTPFRTIPVGAATSDDPYNPWGTFPYGYTGTNVIAQIKTANFEFPEDNFSGNAYVEIKLPIKYMTFKTTVGFTSQNWQNNIFQETFSVGAGSSSGNHLYRNVGKYQQSLLASILAYDHTWGVHTLNLLAGYEQYANQSENLRTDVTNVAGQSYGYILTSNSSQQIAGGWDPNGLVKSVFGRLNYDFAKKMYATFTVRRDGNFTVFGPGNQYGIFPAVSAGWKINEEPFFRNMFPKFGLLKLRASYGTLGNSSIPAYLFTTTYLRIGAQNFNNGSPTEASYTQESFQNDNIKWESTHEVNIGLDGDLLNGRLYFSVDWYDKTTKDLLYGVPVPLSSGIPASNSDNLTAGTVITNIGSVRNRGVDIGIGYRSQIKDFKYSVSVAGSFNKNKIISLPGNNNNALLDGNNNYPGAGADGSIWRGQALTYSAVGYSFGQFYGYKCDGIYQTDAEAAAGPTVSGATPKAGDLIYRDITGPDGVPDGKIDALDKTIIGNAYPKFSYGVNINLNWKKWDLNMLWNGVAGVDLYNGVFPYQVTNIDGGNVTSKVFETSNFNGNGVTDLPNVFTSEGLDLLPNANGNYTNPSSFFVENGAYIKLKSIQLGYNVSGRFLEKLKIKNAKFYLMGYNVLRFTKYRGEDPEIGSQFPSFDAESIKGNVSVKNAGTTNRGVDRVNKYPTVRTFSFGIDLTF, from the coding sequence ATGATCTCACAAAGAAGATTGCTTAGAGTATTATTTACCTTTCTTTCACTTTTCCTCCTAAATAGCATTTTTGCTCAAAGAGTGATCACAGGTAAAGTTACCAACGACAAAGGAGTAGCACTGACCGGAGCAACCATTTTGGTTAAAGGTATTAGTGCTCCGGGAACCAAAACGGATTCAAAAGGAGATTTTTCGTTTACGGTTCCTAACGAAGCCAAAGTATTAGAGATCTCGTATACGGGACACATTTCCAAACAAGTTTCAATTGTAGGCAAAAGCTCTATTGAAGTAGAACTGCAACTTTTTGGTGGTGCCTTAGATTCTGTGGTAGTAATTGGTTATACAACCCAAAAGAGAAAAGATGTAACCGGAGCAATCTCTTCAGTTAAAGGGGAAGACGTAAAGAATCTGCCTACACAAAATGTTGCTGATGCATTACAAGGAAGGGTAGCAGGTGTAGAAGTAATAAAAGCTTCAGGAGAGCCCGGGGCCAAATCGCAAATTACAATACGAGGAGTGTCATCATTAAATCAACCAGATCCTTTATATATCATTGACGGGGTTCGTTCTTCCGGAAACAATGTCAATCCTCAGGATATAGCAAGTTATGAAGTATTAAAAGATGCAAGTGCTGCGGCTATTTATGGTGCGGCAGCAGCAGGAGGGGTAATATTGATAACAACTAAACAAGGCCGTGGTGCAACGCCTACAATTAGTTTCAATTCCCGTTACGGAATTACCGTACCGAGATTAATCAAATTATTGAATAAAGAAGATTTTGTAAGATATAAAAAACTAACGGGAGCTTCAGATTATGTTAACCCATCTCATGCTGCACAGATCGAAGCATTTCCTGATTATGATTGGGTAGATGCATTGTATCAGAACGGATACGAACAAAATTATAATTTGTCTATTTCCGGGTCAACTCCATCTGTAAATTATTATTTATCAGGTGTACATAATATTCAAAAAGGTGTGTTTCTTGATAATACGTCAACTATGTCGGGAGCAAGAGTAAATACAGATGTTAAGATATCGAAAAGTATAAAGATCGGAGAGCAAATCAATGTTTGGAAAAAGATGACAATGCCGGTAAAAACCAGCCTGGTTAATACTCCATTCAGAACCATTCCTGTTGGTGCCGCTACTTCGGATGATCCATACAATCCATGGGGAACTTTTCCTTATGGGTATACAGGAACTAACGTGATTGCTCAGATCAAAACGGCAAACTTTGAATTTCCGGAAGATAATTTCTCAGGAAATGCGTATGTAGAAATTAAGTTGCCTATTAAATACATGACTTTTAAAACTACAGTAGGTTTTACTTCTCAGAACTGGCAAAATAATATTTTTCAGGAAACTTTCTCTGTTGGTGCCGGGTCATCAAGTGGAAATCACTTGTATAGAAATGTAGGTAAATATCAACAAAGTTTATTGGCTTCTATTTTGGCATACGATCATACATGGGGTGTGCATACATTGAACTTATTAGCAGGGTATGAACAATATGCCAATCAATCTGAAAACTTAAGAACAGATGTTACGAATGTAGCAGGACAATCTTATGGCTATATATTAACTTCAAATTCTTCTCAGCAAATTGCAGGTGGATGGGATCCTAATGGATTAGTAAAATCTGTATTCGGAAGATTGAATTATGATTTTGCTAAAAAAATGTATGCAACATTTACTGTAAGAAGAGATGGAAACTTTACAGTGTTTGGTCCGGGTAATCAATATGGTATTTTTCCTGCGGTGTCTGCCGGATGGAAAATAAATGAAGAACCATTTTTCAGGAATATGTTTCCAAAATTCGGCTTGCTGAAATTGAGAGCCAGTTATGGTACTTTAGGTAATAGTTCAATTCCTGCCTATTTGTTTACAACAACTTACTTAAGAATAGGAGCTCAGAATTTTAATAATGGTTCTCCAACAGAAGCTTCATATACACAAGAGTCTTTCCAAAATGATAATATCAAATGGGAAAGTACACATGAAGTAAACATCGGGTTGGATGGTGATCTGTTAAATGGCAGATTGTATTTCAGTGTAGACTGGTATGATAAAACTACCAAAGATTTACTTTATGGTGTGCCTGTTCCATTAAGCTCGGGTATACCTGCATCTAACTCAGATAATCTTACAGCAGGTACTGTAATTACCAATATAGGTTCTGTGAGAAACAGAGGTGTTGATATCGGTATTGGTTACAGAAGTCAGATCAAAGATTTTAAATATTCTGTTAGCGTAGCTGGTTCTTTCAATAAGAATAAAATTATTTCACTACCAGGTAATAACAACAATGCGTTGTTAGATGGAAATAATAATTATCCTGGTGCAGGTGCTGATGGTAGTATTTGGAGAGGGCAAGCGTTAACTTATTCTGCAGTAGGTTATTCTTTTGGACAATTCTACGGATATAAATGTGATGGTATTTATCAAACAGATGCAGAAGCGGCTGCAGGGCCAACTGTATCAGGTGCAACTCCTAAAGCAGGAGATCTGATCTATAGAGATATAACCGGACCTGATGGAGTTCCAGATGGTAAGATCGATGCATTAGATAAAACAATTATCGGTAATGCATACCCTAAATTCAGCTATGGGGTTAATATAAACCTTAACTGGAAGAAATGGGATTTAAACATGCTTTGGAATGGTGTTGCCGGAGTTGACCTGTACAATGGAGTGTTCCCTTACCAGGTTACAAATATTGATGGAGGTAACGTTACTTCTAAAGTTTTTGAAACATCTAATTTTAATGGAAACGGTGTTACAGATCTGCCTAATGTTTTTACCAGTGAAGGATTGGATCTGCTTCCCAACGCTAATGGTAATTATACCAATCCAAGTAGCTTCTTTGTTGAAAATGGTGCGTATATAAAATTGAAAAGTATTCAGCTTGGATACAATGTAAGCGGTAGATTTTTAGAAAAACTAAAAATCAAAAATGCGAAATTTTATTTGATGGGGTATAATGTTCTTCGTTTTACAAAATACAGAGGAGAAGATCCTGAGATCGGTAGCCAGTTCCCTTCATTTGATGCTGAATCTATAAAAGGAAACGTTTCGGTAAAAAATGCTGGTACAACCAACAGGGGTGTTGATAGAGTAAATAAATATCCAACTGTCAGAACATTTTCATTCGGAATAGACCTTACATTTTAA
- a CDS encoding RagB/SusD family nutrient uptake outer membrane protein, with protein MTKKIFFIIALSISFVGCKKDPQGLSPVDQVTNGNYPKNLGDLQTFLTASYSNFRKDYFLYGFYMLPINMAGSDHAASLAGDLSLSRVEVASNHLSLYNVYAAALWEGLYIGVKNTNVCLERCDYFEARNPQFKAEIDDIRGQALFLRGWYYFHLECFFGEKYIDMTQPENTDVLGVPLFTKMPVSFEETRKPRSSAYKIWSQVIDDLESSAIYLNGIARSGDNLGKATKWSAKALLGKAYVFTKQWDKAKTTLEDVITNSGKTLMPFSKYKDAFNAKPENEFNEESLFEINVERVTEGTNGIFTPVFPSSNLTTSHGMLWSPSVLGYNGTESDQSCLTVGERCQFFVHDKNLLRFGFNKPPYTLVHNPNYIGNPTPDGSGGSAIVPELIMDPNYKNESIQLRQNKTTDPRLYVAALQPWVDSCGDAYHVQLSSGKRNEMVPVSRCYNIPQANKPKYHGWSFKKYTTIDNSLYAYNGCDGANIYLIRMADVYLLYAEALKNLGQNVPALEYINKVHRRAYDQPINSPSPYDYLSLTAQTKASDVNLENNPLAYERWAELFAEGHWWFDVCRWRIGDKEAAYYGIATPESPNPNSPNKGKIEWDDNRSYCYPIPGNEFDVNPQIQKQRNNSGY; from the coding sequence ATGACTAAAAAAATATTTTTTATAATCGCATTATCAATCTCTTTTGTAGGTTGCAAAAAAGATCCTCAAGGACTTTCTCCGGTAGATCAGGTTACTAATGGAAATTATCCTAAAAATTTGGGAGACCTTCAAACATTCCTGACTGCTTCTTACTCAAATTTCCGTAAAGATTATTTTCTGTATGGATTTTATATGTTACCTATAAATATGGCTGGTAGTGATCACGCTGCTTCTTTAGCTGGTGATCTTTCTCTGAGCCGGGTAGAGGTCGCATCCAATCATTTGTCGTTATATAATGTGTATGCTGCTGCATTATGGGAGGGGCTTTATATCGGGGTAAAAAATACCAACGTGTGTTTGGAAAGATGTGATTATTTCGAAGCCAGAAATCCTCAGTTTAAGGCAGAGATAGATGATATACGTGGGCAAGCTTTGTTCTTAAGAGGATGGTATTACTTTCATTTGGAATGTTTTTTCGGAGAGAAATATATCGATATGACTCAGCCGGAAAACACAGATGTGTTAGGAGTGCCGTTGTTTACAAAAATGCCTGTATCATTTGAAGAAACACGTAAACCCAGAAGTTCTGCGTATAAAATATGGAGCCAGGTTATTGACGATCTTGAGTCTTCTGCTATTTATTTAAATGGGATTGCAAGATCAGGAGATAATTTAGGTAAAGCTACAAAATGGTCAGCCAAAGCATTGTTGGGTAAAGCTTATGTGTTCACCAAACAATGGGATAAAGCAAAAACTACTTTAGAAGATGTAATAACTAACAGCGGAAAAACGCTGATGCCTTTCAGTAAATATAAAGATGCATTTAATGCAAAACCGGAAAATGAATTTAATGAAGAATCATTATTCGAAATAAATGTTGAACGTGTTACAGAAGGAACAAACGGAATTTTTACTCCTGTATTTCCAAGTTCTAATCTTACTACTTCACATGGCATGTTATGGAGCCCATCAGTGTTGGGTTATAATGGAACAGAAAGTGATCAGAGTTGCCTGACTGTAGGAGAACGTTGCCAGTTTTTTGTTCACGATAAAAATTTATTACGTTTTGGTTTTAATAAACCTCCATATACATTGGTTCATAATCCAAATTATATCGGCAATCCAACCCCAGATGGAAGTGGAGGATCTGCAATTGTTCCTGAATTAATAATGGATCCTAACTATAAAAATGAATCTATTCAATTACGTCAGAATAAAACCACTGATCCAAGATTATATGTAGCGGCCCTTCAACCTTGGGTAGATAGCTGTGGTGATGCGTATCACGTGCAACTGTCGAGTGGCAAACGTAATGAGATGGTGCCTGTTTCCAGATGTTATAATATTCCCCAGGCGAATAAACCTAAGTATCATGGATGGAGCTTTAAAAAATATACAACGATCGATAATAGTTTGTATGCATACAACGGATGTGATGGTGCAAATATTTATTTGATTCGTATGGCTGATGTTTATTTGTTATATGCAGAAGCTCTAAAAAATCTTGGACAGAATGTTCCTGCACTTGAGTATATTAATAAAGTACATAGAAGAGCATATGATCAACCGATCAATTCTCCATCTCCCTACGATTATCTTTCATTGACTGCTCAAACAAAAGCATCTGATGTCAACCTGGAAAATAATCCGCTGGCATACGAAAGATGGGCTGAGTTATTTGCTGAAGGTCATTGGTGGTTTGATGTTTGTCGCTGGAGGATCGGAGATAAAGAAGCTGCATACTATGGAATAGCAACTCCAGAATCACCTAATCCCAATAGCCCAAATAAAGGTAAGATCGAGTGGGATGATAACAGATCATATTGTTATCCGATTCCGGGTAATGAATTTGATGTAAATCCTCAAATACAAAAACAAAGAAATAATTCTGGGTATTAA
- a CDS encoding glycoside hydrolase family 71/99-like protein: MKKLFIVVLCAILFGCKKDKADNFSDITLTEYAPVAVSKSVTKKVFVHVMPWFETPETNVPLGAWGVHWRMANRDPNVIADGKRQIASYYYPLIGPYASGDKDVIEYQLLLMKLSGIDGVFIDWPGLRNVTDYILNARNSESMIAQLKKVGLNYAIVYEDQNLKPILDRVGQAKTDISYLESRHFTKSNYEKINSKPLLMVFGPQALLDEASWTDVFSVLTQKPAFFPLLYQSNKAGVNATGEFAWVGSGNTSALTNFYNNGYAGLKITAAYPGFKDFYAAGGWPGALGWTIDHNGTNTFNTTVDLALATSNNYLQLVTWNDYGEGTMIEPTKEFGYSFLTSLQQKLGASAMSQAKLEMVKRLFDLRKDKANNADAQKALDQIFYYMVSLQFDKAQELLNRF; this comes from the coding sequence ATGAAGAAATTATTCATTGTGGTATTGTGTGCAATCTTATTTGGTTGTAAAAAGGATAAAGCGGATAATTTCTCTGATATCACTTTAACTGAATATGCTCCGGTTGCAGTCTCTAAATCAGTCACAAAAAAAGTGTTTGTGCATGTAATGCCTTGGTTCGAAACTCCGGAAACCAATGTTCCGTTAGGTGCCTGGGGAGTACATTGGAGGATGGCGAATAGGGATCCGAATGTAATTGCTGATGGTAAACGACAGATAGCTTCTTATTACTATCCTTTGATTGGGCCATATGCATCCGGCGATAAAGATGTGATAGAATATCAGTTGTTACTAATGAAGTTAAGTGGTATTGATGGTGTTTTTATTGATTGGCCTGGGCTCAGAAATGTGACCGATTATATTTTGAATGCCAGAAATTCTGAAAGCATGATCGCACAACTAAAAAAAGTAGGATTGAATTATGCGATCGTTTATGAAGATCAAAATTTGAAACCGATACTCGATAGAGTTGGACAAGCAAAAACTGATATATCCTATTTGGAAAGTCGCCATTTTACTAAATCCAATTATGAAAAAATAAACAGCAAACCATTACTGATGGTTTTCGGTCCGCAGGCTTTACTAGACGAGGCAAGTTGGACGGATGTTTTTTCAGTATTAACGCAAAAACCTGCATTTTTTCCTTTGTTATATCAGTCCAATAAAGCGGGGGTAAATGCAACAGGAGAGTTTGCCTGGGTAGGGTCAGGTAATACAAGTGCACTAACAAATTTTTATAATAATGGATATGCTGGCCTTAAGATCACCGCAGCTTATCCCGGGTTTAAAGATTTTTACGCAGCGGGTGGATGGCCTGGTGCATTGGGATGGACAATAGATCATAACGGCACCAATACATTTAACACAACAGTTGATCTTGCTTTGGCAACATCCAACAATTATTTGCAATTGGTTACATGGAATGATTATGGAGAAGGTACAATGATTGAACCAACAAAGGAATTCGGGTATAGTTTTTTAACGTCACTACAGCAGAAATTAGGTGCATCAGCGATGAGTCAGGCAAAGTTAGAAATGGTAAAAAGATTATTTGATCTTAGAAAGGATAAAGCTAACAATGCAGATGCTCAAAAAGCTTTAGATCAGATTTTTTATTATATGGTTTCGCTGCAATTCGATAAGGCACAGGAGCTTTTAAATAGATTTTAA